AAGAATCAGATCCTTCCATGTCTAAAACGTCGTCGTCGTAGAAGAATCGTCGGAACAATTTGTAGATGACGAGACCGAACAAAATCTCCACCCACATCGTTcgttgcttcttcttcttcggtCTTCCACCCACATTGACTACCTCCTAAGCTTTCTACTTCGTATTTATACCTCTCAATTTCTATTTTTCCATCTTTTTAAATTCTTTCActcattaaattaatataaaatattagtattttgTCTAATATAGTTATACATCACTTCAAAATCGAGATCaaagttaatttatatatatctttcttttttaaaaatataaagagtTTTATGTTCAAAACGGACAATACTTCAAATATAATTATGAACCTGATGATTTCATTTTAATGAATTTGAGATTCAACATTTGACTGACACCTTCCTCCTTAATCcattacatatttaattaaattatgaatatatattGTACATATTCAGATCAATAACCGTTCATTCAATCTAGGTTACTACTGTAGAATCCATTTATATCttatagtaattatttattatttttcttaatagtATGAGTTCAACCAAACCTATAAATAAGTGATGACTCTAGGGGACATCCTAAACTCTACCATATACTCTTACTCTTAGCTCTCTGTTAAGAATTTATCATCATGTGTGCTCCTACTAACCTAAGCATCGGAAAGTCTTTTGCAGGTGGACATTCCTCTTCTATTGAAGTCCTAATTGAGTTGTACTCTCCAAATTCATTTGTTTAGAACATAAAAGTCGGTTGCtacttttaaaacataaaatcaaatgaaaaaaagaattaaggacatagaattttgaatttatacttttatgTGAAATTTAAAGTTGTAAAATGTTAAGATAAAAATCCGTTTTGTGGATACCTAGAGTGCGAgcacaagaaaagaaaaacactgCACAAAGCAGATAGCCCAAACATGGCACAGAACAGAGATTTTTTGAGGTAACAGAAACCATCTTTAGTACAGAGTCCTTCAGAGGTGAAAATCTGTCTGCCAAGTTTAAGTCTTGAAAGAGTACAGTTATTTTCAACAACCCGTGTGAATGGCATCACTGCAAATAAAGATTCAATTGTAATCTTAATGGTTTTTTGTGTTATTATTCGATTAAAAACTGAACCTTTGTCTCAGTGTTAACCCCAAGCCAAGACCACCTTTATTTTTGGAAAGCAAAAGAGTATTAATTCCAAGTGACCAAGAGTATATTTATGTCTCTTTGCTTTATATATATTTGCTTGGAGATGGAGGATGGAATTTTGGAGTGTTAAGGAGTGACTttaaaacaaaatggtgttCTTTCCGAGAGTTGATTATGGATACATATAATACTATTCCCATAAACTCGATAATGGATACTTATTATTCCAAATTTGGATGGAAAGGAGATGAAAAAGTTGATCATTGAGTTTCTCACAAACAACATGGAAATCTATATCTATATGTTTGATTCTTTCATAGAAAGTAGGATTGAAGGCAATGTGTTACGCCACTTGATTATCATAGTATAAAACTGTCCTAGTAGTGGACTGAATGTGAAGATCATAAGAAGGTTGGTTTTTATATACCGGAGAATGTGTTGAGCAATTTGAACAGTTATTTTTCAGAAGGAAAATATTTTCACTAcatcaaaattattaatatggTTTGAATCACGATGTTACCAGTCCTCTCATATAAGTTGAAAATATGAGATTATCTCATTTGTAAAATATCACAGTTTTCTTCAGATATACCAATGGATGTTGGGATAGTGTGTTGCAGTTATCTACAAATGAGAATgcatgaaagaaagaagattattaattttttaggaAACTTTTATATGCTATAACTCTGTAAGTTGTGGTTTCATTGATCTTGTTTTTTTTCACACACAAAAAAGAACCACGCACGTGCATGAGGATTTGATTCCTTTAAAATGAAAAGATTGCGTGAATTGAAAAATCATCAGATAATATTATAATCTGAACAGGTTTTTTCATCAGAGTATTTTATTCTCTGCAAGTACAGTTTCTCAGTATAGAAAAAACTGGCTCGTGAGGGGAATGCAATCAACAGAGAATGTGcagaattgctgaatcaatcaTTAGAGTAGTAACTTTTTTGCTTCGACATATAATTTAGAGTCAATCCACTTAGTATATACAACAtgcaaaaacattttttaacaaATCAATGTAGAAAGTGGTgagaaattgaatatatatGTCAAAGGGGTAGCAAACATCAGAAGTTCTATCTAGAGTTTCATTGGAATGAAGATAAGATGGTATAAAAATACAATCCAACTTGCCACTTCTTGATTTCGTGAGATCTATGTAGAAGGGCAAGAAGAATCAAAGTAAAGGGacaaaaaaataacaacaattgCACCACATACAATTTAGTGTCAACATGGAGAACCGCAACCAAAATAAGTGACTAGAGTAAGACTCCTAAACAATATTACATGCCTCAGTCATTCTTTAAAAGCTATTCATCAAGAAGCAAAAATCATAAAGCAAATACATGCAAACAATTTAATGTTCAATATACCAGCCAAGGTAAAATGTTGTTCTATTTGTGATTGCTTCCACCCTTTTTCTTGAGAAGGCTTCCAAACTTGCCAAGCAaaggcttcttcttcttcttcacttgtaCCTTTGATGGTGAGTTCCTCCCACTATCATCAACGTTTTCTTTTAAAGAGGCTCCATTCATCTGGTCAAAGCCCTCACCACCCTCTTTCTTGGAGTTAACTTCCTCTTCAAAGGATTCAGGCTCTGGTTCTCTCTCTGGTGAGAATTCCTTTTTCTCAATCTTGCAGCTCTCCCACATTTTAAATTCGGCTTCTACAGAATCATCTTTTGCTTTGTCTGCATCTTCCTTCACTTTTCCATTCACATTCACAGGTTTGGGAGATTCAGTTTTCTCAGACTTGTCATCCAAGGGAATACTTTCCTCCTGTAAGTTTTGCCCAAGTCCCTCTTCATCAGCTGAAAGCTCTACCTTCTGGGACAAGTCTTCTCCACCATGTCCATTCTCTTCAGAGAATTCAACTACTTTAGGAAGCATGTCATAGTCTTTCTCACTGTCAGTAACATCCCCATTTTCCTCAGGCTGATTTCTGCTTGTAACTTCGTCGAGCATCTTCGATAACTCTTCCACCTTCTTAATAGATGTGGATTCCCTCATTCGaagttcttcattttcttgAAATACGTTCTGAAACTCATTTTCTTTGTCCAATAGACTCTCCTTCAACTTCATGTTCTCAGCCTTTTCTTCTTTAAGTTCTTCTTGCAGGTGGATCACCTCAGCCTCAACTTCCTTGAGATTTTCCTTTAGCTGTGCTTCTTCCTCCTTCTTGGCACCAGCTTCTTCCTCAGTTTCCTTGAGTAACCTAATCAGCCTGTTAATTTCTTTTCCCAGGGATGAGTTCTCTTCTTCGGTTAGATTTAAGCAGTTGACAAGATGATGTTCTCTCTGTTCCCACTCTGCCTTGGAGCATTCCATGTTGTTCTTGGAATTTTCAACACTACATGTAAGAACGTCAATCTCATGTCGTGCATCATTAAGCATGGACTCGTATTTTTCATTAGTGGTTTTCAAGACCAACTTTAAATCTTCAATCTGAGACACGTAGTTTTCATGTTCTGCATGGCTGGCTAATAGCTTTTCTTTGGCATCCCTGGCTTCTGTAGATACTTCATGCAAAGCAGAAGTTAAGCTTTCCATCGCCCTTTTAGTCTTTTCATCTTCATCTCTACAGATCTCTAATTCATTAATTAGTTTGTCTTTGTCTTCTAATAGGGTCTGAACACTGGAAGCTGCAAGCTTTTCACTGTTCAAAGCCTGAGCCTTCTCTTCCTTGACTGTCTCGAGTTCAGATTCCAGAGTTTCAACCTTCTTTGACATTTCAAGACTCTCTTCCTTAGCCACAAGAAGACAACGCTCTGACTCCTCCAGATCTCCTCTCTGTCTACCAATTGTTATTTCCAACATTCCCACCTTCTCTTTAAGACTAGAAATTTCAGATTTTGCTTCATGCAACAACTCGTTGTTTCCTTCCAACTGTCTCGTTACTGATTCCAAAGACGCTGATGCAGATCTCTCCAACTTATTTGCTTCTTCAACCTTCACTTCTAGCTCCTCGACCTTTTTCGTCCACTCCTCTAGCAGACTGTGTGCATAAGATTCAGCCATCTTGGCAGCTTCAAGCTCCACATTAAGCTGTTCAATGTGATTCTCTTTCTCCGTCAACTTTGCATCATGATCCTTTGCCTTTTCAAGTTCTTCATTAAGAGCTTCAATCTCTGTTTGTAGCTCTGATACAATCTTGTTTTCACTAGCCTCAGTTTCCAGCTTTGAATCTAGTAAGGCCTTCAAATGCATCAGCTCGGCTGAAAGAATCTCTGCTTTCTCCACATGAAGCTCCGCAATTTTAGTTGCATCGTCAGCATGACTCAGAGCCTGGTTCTTTGCATCACAAGTCATGGCAAGCTCTTGCTTAATCCGCTGAAGCTCCTGAGTAGTGGAGAGAAGGGAAGCCACATCCAAAGCATGCTGGTTCCTCACACTTTCAAGCTCTTTCTGCCATTCCACTTCCTTTGCCTGAACAACTTCAATTCCAGCCTGTTCCAACTCAACGGCTCGGAACTTCTGAATCTCGGAATCCTCCTCCGCCCGCTTTTGAGCCACCATTGCCTCCCTGAGTTTTTCATTTGCTTCCTCAGCCACTACCTGTGCTTCTTTCAGCTCGTCAATCGCTTTTGCCTTCTCTTTCTCAGCCTGAATCAGCTGTTCCTTTGCTTTCTTTAGATCTTCTTGGGCAAGGTTTAACTGGGCCTGCAATTCTGAACCCTTCGCAACTCTTGGAAGTTGTTTCTGAAATTCAAGGAACACAATAAACATGTATCAGAGGACATATAACCAAAGCAAAAGCATGACTAAACAGATTTTCCTTTTTTTGCCATATCAAACTATCAATAATCACATACCACACATCTCAAATGGATAACAAGCCATGGATCATCTAAACATTCAAATTCCAAGAAAAAAATGCCAAATAACTGATGAGAATCATAACTAACACATGATAACACATTTCACGTTTACTTATTTTATACACTTGTTAACAGACTTGAGAATTTAGCAGGTTCAGAATTCTCAAAGAAAAACAGAACTGGAGAAGCAAACAGTCCAACTTCCCAAGAGTTTCCATTTAGTAATAAAGCCAAACATGACTAATCTCAGATAAGAAGGGATACATAGTACATTTACTATAACTTACATCAGGTGTGGTGGATGCAGGTCTTGGTGATTTGCGGTCAGTGACAGGCTTAGAATTCAAAGATCGTGGCGATGCTTTTTCTGCAGAAAGGCGCAAATTTTGCAGAGGTGATGGTGATTCTGATTCTGGTTTGGACACTCCTTTGCTGAGTCTACTAACTCTTGGAGTTGCAGGTGAGGTTTTGTTGGGAGTTGATGGCCTTGCCTTGTTGGGAGTGGCTGGAGTTGCTTTGTTGGGGGTTTCTGATAAACCGGATCTATCAGATTCACAATGTCAGGTTCATACTACACCAttgaatgaaatgaaaagaCAAGACACCGAAAAGTAACAAAATGCCATTTTTGCTCCCATCAGAGAGATGGATCTAAGCCTAAGAAACCAACTCTTAGTACCAAACTCAGCATCTAAACGCATTCTCAAGCCAAACTCCTCAAACAAGAAATAACCACCAACCCAGAGAAACAGGAGATAGCACGCTATTAACTGCTACCCAAAAGCCAGAATTAGGGCCAAAAACACAGACAACGATGCAATCACAAACCAAAAAACACAATCCAACAAGAACAGTAGAAGATCAAGGCTCAACAATaactaaaaatagaaataaagcAAAGCCCATCTTAAAATTCCATGCACACACACCAAAAAAACATGGAAATTTACACAGATGAAGAAGAGGGCATTCCACATAATGTCTTCAAATAGCAGATCAAAACCGTCAATTACAAAACCACCCAGAAGAGAAGAGAAACTGCGAGGCCGTACGAGGAAGAAAGTAGAAGAAACCCACATCAGATCTTAAAGCAACAGAGACACCCACAACACAAAGCACCGAACTTGACATACCTGGATTTTGAAGCCATTGGTGGAAGCGGCCAAGTAAGAACAAAACGTGAGAAGGTGTTGCCTTTGCTGAAGTATCAGTTGCAGAACCCAGAATGGTGAAGTTCCAACATTGTCAGAAAGAAGAAACCGAACACATTTGGGATCAGAgtgagatgaaaaaaaaattcaaactttttcttttgtttctctttttgtCTTTTGGGAAATCATGGGAATAggaagatgatgaagaggaATTTACAGAACATGAACATAAACCAAAGCCAAACAAGTGGGTTTGGTTTTCCTGTCTCCAGAGTAGCCACAGCAACACACTGTGCTatgctctctctctctctttacccttttgattttgattttcctCTTTGTTTCTTTGTTCCTCTTTCAATGGAAGCAGTGGTGAGAGGGTGAGGGAAGTGAAAGGACAAAAGTAACCCTGAGTTTTGTTAAATCTGTGAAAGGCAAAGGTATGTGTAGCTTTTTCAGAGGCAAAGAGCTGTCTGAGAGTCTTCCAACCTTACCCTTCTTTTCAGGAAAAGAGAGACTCTGCCATGGGATTAGGAACTGACCCTGCAactcttttttttcaatttatgcTCCAAATCTAAATACACTCACAATTCAATTTCCAACAACATGTGCATCTgtccaaattttcaaaacaaaactgTTTGGTTTCATGAACCATAAAATTCATTTGAAACAGACACCACTGCATGTTACCAATTGCTTTGCCAGGttggattattttaaaaaggagaCATGTGATGTCAACTTCAAATCACCAAATAACATTCATGGTTTTTGCTTTTCTCAACTTTTTTTATgctttaacatttaaaaaaaaaacaaataatcaatCTCTTTTTTAAATGATAGTTTTAGGACTCTTAGAGTTACATacaatttgtaattaaaaataaatatataataaaatgtaaatttgtaattaaataatataaaaaaatattaaaataatagtattggaAGTTGTAATGtggttttataaaattttgtgtTGTCAATGTCATTACtctttttaaatatatgtaGCACAGAAAATGAACATTGATAAGATATGAATACCGACACAGAAATatgtataatatctaaaatataggATACGGGACAcggatttatatattatataaaataatttgtttcttgtttttataattataataaaaatttatatcagtttgaattttttggaaaaataatgttttttttcttaaattgtgTTTGAACCGTGCTATAATTGTGAGAAacctaacaaatattttttaaattagacacTTAACCGATATTGTCCATACGTATCTTACGAATGTTGTATCGTAGTATCTTACGAATGTTGTATGGTATTAGTGTTGGTATCAGATACTTGTGTTGAGAGGAGTCTCCGaagtatttaaatatatttaatctatATTTTAAGTAACAAAAACAAATAGTTAAATAACTATCAtattttatcctattttttcttgtaacttataaataatgaaaaacgACAATAAACCTGTTATCATCTTAAGAAGAAGCAGCCCCCgtaaatgaaactcatttggatgtagAGTGGATTTGGGTAGAATGAGTAAATAATACTAAATGTATAAAATtgagtaaaataaataatcacgactaactttgaaaaataaattttaattttgtaggtATTCATAGAATttcaatatttataaatttgtagatttattttaaattttaaattttatttttcgtataatattttttgttaaaatttaataataaactatatagttataatttattattaaaattaaacatatattttttattaaagattttattcttttatttaattcgtttaaaatcaaaataacatttttttaaaatatatctaataTAAGCTAAACTTAAATGACTCATTTAAAGTAATCCCCAATTGTATCATACTATGTGATAAATTAaatgattatatataatttttaaaatattaaattgaagTTACTCTTGAATGAGTCATTGATTCTAAACTCAATCCAATCCAATCTCAAATTTGTTTAAATGAATTACTGatatgttgtttattttgaagtttgaagttttattacggttttattttttaaagactCAACTCTTTATGTTGGAGATCCTATATCGGTTAGAGATaatgacatttcatagtatgTAAGTGGATGTAAATCTTATcttataagtcggttttataaggttgagttaggcttaaaagtACAGTTTTTAATCTGGTATCATAGTGATATAGAGTATATCATAATGCTTATTTGTATTCAGCCTATCATGCAACTCGCTATCAGACcactcataaatatatagtctcatgcACCGAATTGGTTGGTCTCGGCACGAGGGGATGTgttagagatctcacatcgactagagataaaatACCTTTCAAAGTATATAAGTAGGGAGAAATATCACTTTATAAGCTTACAAGGttaagttaagtttaaagtaCACTTCTTAATACTTCGCAAACCTCCTTTCTTGGCTTGTAATTGATTAACACTACAAATTttgattaagattttttttttttcatcttacaACTCTCTTAATCCGTGTTCAGAAGAagatcaattttttaaaataagaaaaaaaactattaaaaattaaaaaatatgaaaatgtgGCAGCACATGATATAATTAGACTGTTG
The sequence above is a segment of the Phaseolus vulgaris cultivar G19833 chromosome 2, P. vulgaris v2.0, whole genome shotgun sequence genome. Coding sequences within it:
- the LOC137810343 gene encoding WEB family protein At3g02930, chloroplastic-like, yielding MASKSRSGLSETPNKATPATPNKARPSTPNKTSPATPRVSRLSKGVSKPESESPSPLQNLRLSAEKASPRSLNSKPVTDRKSPRPASTTPDKQLPRVAKGSELQAQLNLAQEDLKKAKEQLIQAEKEKAKAIDELKEAQVVAEEANEKLREAMVAQKRAEEDSEIQKFRAVELEQAGIEVVQAKEVEWQKELESVRNQHALDVASLLSTTQELQRIKQELAMTCDAKNQALSHADDATKIAELHVEKAEILSAELMHLKALLDSKLETEASENKIVSELQTEIEALNEELEKAKDHDAKLTEKENHIEQLNVELEAAKMAESYAHSLLEEWTKKVEELEVKVEEANKLERSASASLESVTRQLEGNNELLHEAKSEISSLKEKVGMLEITIGRQRGDLEESERCLLVAKEESLEMSKKVETLESELETVKEEKAQALNSEKLAASSVQTLLEDKDKLINELEICRDEDEKTKRAMESLTSALHEVSTEARDAKEKLLASHAEHENYVSQIEDLKLVLKTTNEKYESMLNDARHEIDVLTCSVENSKNNMECSKAEWEQREHHLVNCLNLTEEENSSLGKEINRLIRLLKETEEEAGAKKEEEAQLKENLKEVEAEVIHLQEELKEEKAENMKLKESLLDKENEFQNVFQENEELRMRESTSIKKVEELSKMLDEVTSRNQPEENGDVTDSEKDYDMLPKVVEFSEENGHGGEDLSQKVELSADEEGLGQNLQEESIPLDDKSEKTESPKPVNVNGKVKEDADKAKDDSVEAEFKMWESCKIEKKEFSPEREPEPESFEEEVNSKKEGGEGFDQMNGASLKENVDDSGRNSPSKVQVKKKKKPLLGKFGSLLKKKGGSNHK